In one window of Parabacteroides sp. FAFU027 DNA:
- a CDS encoding glycoside hydrolase family 97 protein, translating into MRIHFLTALFLSVSTVLFAQKSYEVKSPDGKLDVRVQVGTDITYSLTHENNPVIKPSAISMKLGDGTVWGTAPKVISTQNNAINQTINSPFYKKKTVADQCNEMVLTFKGDFKIVFRAYNDGMAYRFVSLRKKDFTVTGEDATFNFDKDYKACVPYVKSKEKEVEKQFFNSFENTYANVSLSEMSNNRLAFTPLVVDLGNGTKVCLAESDLQGYPGMFLINKDKSTSLKGIFAPYPKTTVQGGYNSLQQIVTEPAPFIARCNGAKSFPWRIAIVTSQDKDLANNDMVYRLATPSKVQDISWIKPGKVAWDWWNNWGISNVDFEVGVNNQTYMAYIDFASRNHIDYVILDEGWAVNLKADLFQVVPEIDLEKLIAFGKSKNVGLILWAGYYAFERDMEKVCEHYSKMGIKGFKVDFMDRDDQQMVDFHCRAAAVAAKYKLLMDFHGTYKPTGLNRTYPNVINYEAVHGLEQMKWSDIRTDQVTYDVTMPFIRMVAGPVDYTQGAMTNGNKKTFAPINNAPMSQGTRCHQLAEYVVFESPLNMLCDSPTKYEKEQECTNFISAVPTVWDRTIALNGEVGQYITIARQKGDVWYVGSLTNWDERGLDIDLSFLGEGNFVAEIFKDGVNANRTASDYKRELITIPSNKKMSFKMAKGGGFAMRIYKK; encoded by the coding sequence ATGAGGTGAAATCTCCCGACGGCAAACTCGATGTCCGTGTGCAGGTCGGGACAGACATTACTTACTCCCTCACCCATGAAAACAATCCGGTGATCAAGCCATCGGCCATATCCATGAAACTGGGTGACGGTACCGTATGGGGAACAGCCCCTAAAGTAATCAGTACCCAAAATAATGCGATCAATCAGACTATCAATTCTCCATTTTATAAAAAGAAAACTGTTGCTGATCAGTGTAATGAAATGGTGCTGACTTTCAAAGGCGATTTCAAGATCGTGTTTCGGGCCTATAATGACGGCATGGCTTACCGCTTTGTCTCATTGCGCAAAAAGGATTTTACCGTAACCGGTGAAGACGCAACATTCAATTTTGATAAAGACTACAAGGCTTGTGTCCCTTATGTGAAAAGTAAAGAAAAAGAGGTGGAGAAACAGTTCTTCAACTCTTTTGAAAATACGTATGCCAATGTCTCTCTAAGCGAGATGAGTAACAATCGATTGGCTTTTACGCCACTGGTTGTAGACTTGGGTAACGGCACAAAAGTTTGTCTTGCCGAGTCGGATCTGCAAGGTTATCCGGGCATGTTTTTGATCAACAAGGATAAATCGACCTCGCTGAAAGGCATTTTTGCTCCATACCCTAAAACGACCGTGCAAGGAGGCTATAATAGCCTGCAACAGATCGTTACAGAGCCAGCTCCATTTATCGCACGTTGTAACGGTGCGAAATCTTTCCCCTGGCGTATAGCTATCGTTACGTCTCAGGATAAAGATTTGGCAAATAACGATATGGTGTATCGCCTGGCTACTCCGTCAAAAGTGCAGGACATTTCGTGGATCAAGCCCGGCAAAGTCGCCTGGGACTGGTGGAACAACTGGGGGATCTCTAACGTGGACTTTGAAGTGGGCGTTAATAATCAGACCTATATGGCCTACATCGACTTTGCTTCGCGCAATCATATCGATTATGTGATTCTGGATGAAGGTTGGGCCGTTAATCTCAAAGCTGATTTGTTTCAGGTTGTGCCTGAGATTGATCTGGAAAAGCTGATCGCATTCGGGAAATCTAAAAACGTGGGATTAATTCTCTGGGCGGGTTACTATGCTTTTGAGCGAGACATGGAGAAAGTCTGCGAACACTATTCGAAGATGGGAATCAAGGGATTTAAAGTAGACTTTATGGATCGGGATGATCAGCAGATGGTTGATTTCCATTGCCGTGCCGCTGCTGTGGCAGCTAAATATAAACTATTGATGGATTTCCACGGAACATACAAACCTACCGGACTAAACCGTACTTATCCGAACGTAATCAATTACGAGGCCGTGCATGGACTGGAGCAGATGAAATGGAGCGACATCAGAACGGATCAGGTAACCTACGATGTTACCATGCCGTTTATCCGCATGGTTGCCGGACCGGTCGATTATACCCAGGGGGCAATGACCAACGGAAATAAGAAAACCTTTGCTCCGATAAATAATGCGCCAATGAGTCAGGGTACGCGATGTCATCAGCTGGCAGAGTATGTGGTGTTTGAGTCTCCGCTGAACATGCTGTGCGATAGCCCGACCAAATATGAAAAAGAGCAGGAGTGTACCAACTTTATCTCAGCGGTACCTACTGTCTGGGACCGCACGATTGCCCTGAACGGAGAAGTCGGCCAGTATATCACCATCGCCCGTCAGAAGGGGGATGTATGGTATGTGGGATCGCTTACCAACTGGGATGAGAGAGGTCTGGATATTGATCTTTCCTTTTTGGGCGAAGGCAATTTCGTTGCTGAAATATTCAAGGACGGAGTGAATGCCAACCGAACCGCATCGGATTACAAGCGTGAGCTGATAACTATTCCTTCCAATAAGAAAATGTCATTCAAAATGGCAAAGGGTGGAGGATTTGCAATGCGCATTTACAAAAAATGA